One genomic window of Solea solea chromosome 12, fSolSol10.1, whole genome shotgun sequence includes the following:
- the LOC131469680 gene encoding protein regulator of cytokinesis 1-like, whose protein sequence is MRVSEVHAAESVAYLNRALVRLQDIWEEIGIPEEQRLQRTNDVNKHIKGLLDLMIAEEEELKERLVKKIDICRKELNNLCVELQRPPFEEEEGCTMLQMEKNSRTCLEVMKEHKKQRMEELKGLVVKDRELCDIMCTTPFCIDHDSVPSLKQLETFHAYLDDLTKEKLCRHNEFVSIKKDIITCMDDLEQNPESSFEMDVMCEHEEAFCLSNDNIAAVKMLLSELQERKAQNDLRCLAFRTKIQELWERLQIPQEEREPLSEHMVKSKKKNIEALETEVQRLEVLKMQSMKSVIESIRAEIAIFWERCFYSPEQQQAFVAYHCDDFTEDLLNLHEDEVRILKKYHEDHKELFEGVTKWQENWTLYLQLDKKANDPARFNNRGGNLLKEEKQRTDLQKSLPKLEKSLKAQIDEWEQEHGKEFLVNGQKFLDYVQEQWQQHHSEKEKEKMERQLKKTKQTQEDMLYGTAVKTPTKRRIAGTPTPGKIKKLNGMSTISTPNSFLSSGLSGTMCYSSAQKPPLSASKGLGLRTPGNGKTPRALERNKENISHLRNTPSGTLRSQDTQDHTFTFNSIAGSYSEFARDLSKASKSHVKTGLLNSTVTNL, encoded by the exons ATGAGAGTGAG TGAAGTCCATGCAGCAGAATCTGTTGCCTACCTCAACAGAGCTCTGGTCAGGCTGCAGGATATATGGGAGGAAATTGGGATTCCTGAGGAGCAGCGCCTACAGAGAACCAATGACGTCAACAAGCACATCAAA GGTTTGCTGGACTTAATGATcgcagaggaagaagagctcAAGGAAagattagtaaaaaaaatagatatctGTCGCAAGGAGCTCAATAATTTGTGTGTTGAACTTCAGCGGCCCCCCTTTGAG gaggaggagggctgcACTATGCTGCAGATGGAGAAGAACAGCCGCACATGCCTCGAGGTGATGAAGGAGCACAAGAAGCAGAGAATGGAGGAGCTTAAAGGGCTCGTTGTCAAAGACCGTGAGCTGTGTGATATTATGTGCACTACCCCTTTCTGCATTGACCACGACTCTGTCCCATCACTCAAACAACTGGAGACATTTCATGCGTACCTCGATGATCTGACCAAAGAAAAG TTGTGTCGTCATAATGAATTCGTAAGCATAAAGAAAGACATTATCACATGCATGGATGATCTGGAACAGAACCCGGAGTCCAGCTTTGAGATGGATGTGATGTGTGAACATGAAGAAGCATTTTGTCTGTCAAATGACAACATTGCTGCTGTTAAAATGCTTCTCAGCGAG CTCCAGGAACGCAAGGCTCAGAATGACCTCCGTTGTTTAGCTTTTCGCACTAAGATCCAGGAGCTTTGGGAGAGACTTCAGATTCCCCAAGAGGAGAGGGAACCACTCTCAGAGCATATGGTCaaatcaaagaagaaaaacattgagGCA CTCGAAACTGAGGTTCAGCGTCTAGAGGTGCTGAAGATGCAGAGCATGAAAAGTGTAATTGAGTCCATCAGAGCTGAGATTGCCATTTTCTGGGAGAGATGCTTCTACAGCCCAGAACAGCAGCAGGCCTTTGTTGCGTATCATTGTG ATGATTTCACTGAGGACCTTTTGAATCTGCACGAGGACGAAGTCAGGATTCTGAAAAAATACCACGAGGACCACAAAGAACTCTTTGAGGGAGTAACAAAGTGGCAGGAGAACTGGACCTTGTACTTACAACTTGAT AAAAAGGCCAATGATCCTGCTAGGTTCAACAACAGAGGTGGGAACCTTCTCAAAGAAGAGAAGCAGAGGACCGACCTGCAGAAAAGTTTGCCTAAG CTGGAAAAGAGTCTGAAGGCCCAAATTGACGAGTGGGAGCAGGAGCATGGCAAAGAGTTTCTGGTAAATGGACAGAAGTTTCTCGACTATGTGCAggagcagtggcagcagcaccacagtgagaaggagaaagagaaaatggaAAGG CAACTAAAGAAAACTAAACAGACTCAGGAGGACATGTTGTATGGAACAGCTGTGAAGACACCCACCAAAAGACGGATAGCAGGGACTCCCACTCCGGGAAAAATAAAGAag CTCAATGGCATGTCGACCATCTCCACTCCTAACAGCTTCCTTAGCTCGGGCCTCAGTGGGACCATGTGTTATTCCTCTGCCCAGAAACCACCACTGTCTGCCAGCAAG GGTCTTGGCCTGAGAACCCCTGGAAATGGAAAGACTCCTCGTGCACTAGAGCGAAACAAGGAAAACATCTCCCATCTTAGAAACACTCCAAGTGGCACACTAAGGTCTCAGGATACTCAAGATCACACCTTCACCTTTAACTCTATTGCTGGCTCCTATTCGGAATTTGCG AGAGACCTCTCGAAGGCTTCGAAATCACATGTGAAGACAGGACTACTGAACTCCACCGTCACTAATCTGTGA
- the spi1a gene encoding transcription factor PU.1a: MMDSYVISSPTEEIIPNEPENYRPPAELYPYLTNVGEIYEDHRWTFHSERVQPLDLENSPVNHLTELQSVTPQQLIQPYRYSSECIPLHLDPPLAPLSVSPQIPYYTPSLCYQYQPSTSPGRYYSEEEQRGISPPLEVSEGEDELDDRIHSSFRKDHSNKRKIRLYQFLLDLLKNGDMSDSIWWVDQDKGIFQFSTKYKEALASHWGIQKGNRKKMTYQKMARALRNYGKTGEIKKIKKKLTYQFSEEVLRNLYLRQYSH, encoded by the exons ATGATGGACAGCTATGTCATATCATCC CCCACAGAGGAAATTATTCCAAATGAGCCAGAGaattatcgtccacctgcagaGCTGTATCCCTACCTCACTAATGTGGGGGAGATTTATGAAG ACCACAGATGGACCTTCCACTCTGAGCGCGTTCAGCCGCTGGACCTTGAGAATTCACCAGTGAATCACCTCACAGAGCTTCAGTCTGTGACTCCTCAACAACTAATCCAACCTTACCGCTACAGCAGTGAGTGTATACCCCTTCACCTGGACCCTCCACTCGcacctctctctgtgtctccacaa ATCCCCTATTACACCCCGTCTCTGTGCTACCAGTACCAACCCTCCACCTCGCCTGGCCGTTACTACTCAGAGGAGGAACAAAGAGGAATCAGTCCCCCACTGGAGGTATCAGAAGGGGAAGATGAACTTGATGACCGTATCCACTCCTCCTTCAGGAAAGACCATA GCAACAAGAGGAAAATCCGCCTGTACCAGTTCCTCCTGGACTTGCTAAAGAATGGTGACATGAGTGACAGTATCTGGTGGGTTGACCAGGACAAGGGTATCTTCCAGTTCTCCACTAAATACAAAGAAGCTCTGGCCAGCCACTGGGGTATTCAGAAAGGAAACCGCAAGAAAATGACCTATCAAAAAATGGCTCGGGCTCTGAGGAACTATGGTAAAActggagagataaaaaaaataaagaagaagctAACCTACCAGTTCAGTGAGGAAGTGCTGAGGAACCTCTATTTACGTCAGTATTCTCACTGA